Proteins found in one Salminus brasiliensis chromosome 13, fSalBra1.hap2, whole genome shotgun sequence genomic segment:
- the fli1 gene encoding Friend leukemia integration 1 transcription factor isoform X1, whose protein sequence is MTMFQTVPDTSSYVKEALSVVSEDQSLFEPPYAAAAPLPKTDMTASSAQDYGQQHKINPIPPQQEWINQPVRVNVKREYDHLNGTRESPVDCSVGKCNKLVSSSDASQMGYGGYMDEKSAPPPNMTTNERRVIVPADPSLWSPDHVQQWLDWAVKEYGLLEIDTAMFQNTDGKELCKMSKEDFLRLTSVYNAEVLLSHLNYLRESSSSLSYNAPSHTDQSPRLAAKEADASYDAVRRTGWSNNMHSGKGSPTVVPQNVSKSTEQTRPQPDPYQILGPTSSRLANPGSGQIQLWQFLLELLSDSANAGCITWEGTNGEFKMTDPDEVARRWGERKSKPNMNYDKLSRALRYYYDKNIMTKVHGKRYAYKFDFHGIAQALQPHPTESSMYKYPPDLAYVPSYHAHQQKVNFVSPHPPSMPVTSSNFFGPTNPYWSSPTGGIYPSASVPRHPNSHVPSHLGSYY, encoded by the exons GAGGCGCTATCAGTGGTGAGTGAAGACCAGTCTCTGTTCGAGCCTCCTTACGCTGCTGCCGCCCCTCTGCCCAAGACGGACATGACGGCGTCCAGCGCACAGGATTACGGACAGCAGCACAAGATCAATCCCATTCCCCCACAACAGGAGTGGATCAACCAGCCCGTCCGGGTCAATGTAAAGCGTGAATACGACCACCTCAACGGCACCAG AGAGTCCCCTGTGGACTGCAGCGTGGGGAAATGCAACAAGCTGGTGAGCAGCTCTGACGCGTCGCAGATGGGTTACGGAGGCTACATGGATGAGAAGAGTGCCCCACCCCCTAACATGACCACCAATGAGAGAAGAGTAATCGTCCCCGCAG ACCCATCTCTGTGGTCCCCAGACCATGTGCAGCAGTGGCTAGACTGGGCCGTGAAAGAGTATGGCCTGTTGGAGATTGACACAGCCATGTTCCAGAACACAGATGGGAAGGAACTGTGCAAGATGAGCAAGGAGGACTTCCTGAGACTTACCAGTGTCTACAATGCAGAGGTCCTGCTCTCACATCTCAATTACCTCAGGGAAA GTAGCTCATCACTATCATATAATGCACCATCTCACACTGACCAGTCTCCCCGCTTGGCCGCCAAAGAAG CAGATGCCTCGTATGATGCTGTACGGAGGACAGGCTGGTCCAACAACATGCACAGTGGCAAAG GCTCCCCAACTGTAGTCCCTCAGAACGTGTCTAAGAGCACTGAACAGACCCGGCCTCAGCCAG ATCCCTATCAGATCCTCGGTCCCACAAGCAGTCGACTTGCCAACCCAG GCTCAGGTCAGATCCAGCTGTGGCAGTTTCTGTTGGAGCTCCTGTCGGACAGCGCCAACGCAGGCTGCATCACATGGGAGGGCACCAACGGCGAGTTCAAGATGACTGACCCGGACGAGGTGGCGCGGCGCTGGGGCGAGCGCAAAAGCAAACCCAACATGAACTACGACAAGCTGAGCCGCGCACTGCGCTACTACTACGACAAGAACATCATGACCAAGGTGCACGGCAAGCGCTACGCCTACAAGTTTGACTTCCACGGCATTGCACAGGCCCTGCAGCCGCACCCCACAGAGTCGTCCATGTACAAGTACCCGCCCGACCTGGCCTACGTGCCTTCTTACCACGCGCACCAGCAGAAGGTCAACTTTGTGTCTCCACACCCGCCCTCCATGCCCGTCACCTCCTCCAACTTCTTCGGCCCCACTAACCCCTACTGGAGCTCTCCAACGGGGGGAATCTACCCCAGTGCCAGCGTACCCCGCCACCCCAACTCCCACGTGCCCTCCCACTTGGGCAGTTACTACTAA
- the fli1 gene encoding Friend leukemia integration 1 transcription factor isoform X4 has protein sequence MDGTIKEALSVVSEDQSLFEPPYAAAAPLPKTDMTASSAQDYGQQHKINPIPPQQEWINQPVRVNVKREYDHLNGTRESPVDCSVGKCNKLVSSSDASQMGYGGYMDEKSAPPPNMTTNERRVIVPADPSLWSPDHVQQWLDWAVKEYGLLEIDTAMFQNTDGKELCKMSKEDFLRLTSVYNAEVLLSHLNYLRESSSSLSYNAPSHTDQSPRLAAKEADASYDAVRRTGWSNNMHSGKGSPTVVPQNVSKSTEQTRPQPDPYQILGPTSSRLANPGSGQIQLWQFLLELLSDSANAGCITWEGTNGEFKMTDPDEVARRWGERKSKPNMNYDKLSRALRYYYDKNIMTKVHGKRYAYKFDFHGIAQALQPHPTESSMYKYPPDLAYVPSYHAHQQKVNFVSPHPPSMPVTSSNFFGPTNPYWSSPTGGIYPSASVPRHPNSHVPSHLGSYY, from the exons GAGGCGCTATCAGTGGTGAGTGAAGACCAGTCTCTGTTCGAGCCTCCTTACGCTGCTGCCGCCCCTCTGCCCAAGACGGACATGACGGCGTCCAGCGCACAGGATTACGGACAGCAGCACAAGATCAATCCCATTCCCCCACAACAGGAGTGGATCAACCAGCCCGTCCGGGTCAATGTAAAGCGTGAATACGACCACCTCAACGGCACCAG AGAGTCCCCTGTGGACTGCAGCGTGGGGAAATGCAACAAGCTGGTGAGCAGCTCTGACGCGTCGCAGATGGGTTACGGAGGCTACATGGATGAGAAGAGTGCCCCACCCCCTAACATGACCACCAATGAGAGAAGAGTAATCGTCCCCGCAG ACCCATCTCTGTGGTCCCCAGACCATGTGCAGCAGTGGCTAGACTGGGCCGTGAAAGAGTATGGCCTGTTGGAGATTGACACAGCCATGTTCCAGAACACAGATGGGAAGGAACTGTGCAAGATGAGCAAGGAGGACTTCCTGAGACTTACCAGTGTCTACAATGCAGAGGTCCTGCTCTCACATCTCAATTACCTCAGGGAAA GTAGCTCATCACTATCATATAATGCACCATCTCACACTGACCAGTCTCCCCGCTTGGCCGCCAAAGAAG CAGATGCCTCGTATGATGCTGTACGGAGGACAGGCTGGTCCAACAACATGCACAGTGGCAAAG GCTCCCCAACTGTAGTCCCTCAGAACGTGTCTAAGAGCACTGAACAGACCCGGCCTCAGCCAG ATCCCTATCAGATCCTCGGTCCCACAAGCAGTCGACTTGCCAACCCAG GCTCAGGTCAGATCCAGCTGTGGCAGTTTCTGTTGGAGCTCCTGTCGGACAGCGCCAACGCAGGCTGCATCACATGGGAGGGCACCAACGGCGAGTTCAAGATGACTGACCCGGACGAGGTGGCGCGGCGCTGGGGCGAGCGCAAAAGCAAACCCAACATGAACTACGACAAGCTGAGCCGCGCACTGCGCTACTACTACGACAAGAACATCATGACCAAGGTGCACGGCAAGCGCTACGCCTACAAGTTTGACTTCCACGGCATTGCACAGGCCCTGCAGCCGCACCCCACAGAGTCGTCCATGTACAAGTACCCGCCCGACCTGGCCTACGTGCCTTCTTACCACGCGCACCAGCAGAAGGTCAACTTTGTGTCTCCACACCCGCCCTCCATGCCCGTCACCTCCTCCAACTTCTTCGGCCCCACTAACCCCTACTGGAGCTCTCCAACGGGGGGAATCTACCCCAGTGCCAGCGTACCCCGCCACCCCAACTCCCACGTGCCCTCCCACTTGGGCAGTTACTACTAA
- the fli1 gene encoding Friend leukemia integration 1 transcription factor isoform X6 — protein sequence MTASSAQDYGQQHKINPIPPQQEWINQPVRVNVKREYDHLNGTRESPVDCSVGKCNKLVSSSDASQMGYGGYMDEKSAPPPNMTTNERRVIVPADPSLWSPDHVQQWLDWAVKEYGLLEIDTAMFQNTDGKELCKMSKEDFLRLTSVYNAEVLLSHLNYLRESSSSLSYNAPSHTDQSPRLAAKEADASYDAVRRTGWSNNMHSGKGSPTVVPQNVSKSTEQTRPQPDPYQILGPTSSRLANPGSGQIQLWQFLLELLSDSANAGCITWEGTNGEFKMTDPDEVARRWGERKSKPNMNYDKLSRALRYYYDKNIMTKVHGKRYAYKFDFHGIAQALQPHPTESSMYKYPPDLAYVPSYHAHQQKVNFVSPHPPSMPVTSSNFFGPTNPYWSSPTGGIYPSASVPRHPNSHVPSHLGSYY from the exons ATGACGGCGTCCAGCGCACAGGATTACGGACAGCAGCACAAGATCAATCCCATTCCCCCACAACAGGAGTGGATCAACCAGCCCGTCCGGGTCAATGTAAAGCGTGAATACGACCACCTCAACGGCACCAG AGAGTCCCCTGTGGACTGCAGCGTGGGGAAATGCAACAAGCTGGTGAGCAGCTCTGACGCGTCGCAGATGGGTTACGGAGGCTACATGGATGAGAAGAGTGCCCCACCCCCTAACATGACCACCAATGAGAGAAGAGTAATCGTCCCCGCAG ACCCATCTCTGTGGTCCCCAGACCATGTGCAGCAGTGGCTAGACTGGGCCGTGAAAGAGTATGGCCTGTTGGAGATTGACACAGCCATGTTCCAGAACACAGATGGGAAGGAACTGTGCAAGATGAGCAAGGAGGACTTCCTGAGACTTACCAGTGTCTACAATGCAGAGGTCCTGCTCTCACATCTCAATTACCTCAGGGAAA GTAGCTCATCACTATCATATAATGCACCATCTCACACTGACCAGTCTCCCCGCTTGGCCGCCAAAGAAG CAGATGCCTCGTATGATGCTGTACGGAGGACAGGCTGGTCCAACAACATGCACAGTGGCAAAG GCTCCCCAACTGTAGTCCCTCAGAACGTGTCTAAGAGCACTGAACAGACCCGGCCTCAGCCAG ATCCCTATCAGATCCTCGGTCCCACAAGCAGTCGACTTGCCAACCCAG GCTCAGGTCAGATCCAGCTGTGGCAGTTTCTGTTGGAGCTCCTGTCGGACAGCGCCAACGCAGGCTGCATCACATGGGAGGGCACCAACGGCGAGTTCAAGATGACTGACCCGGACGAGGTGGCGCGGCGCTGGGGCGAGCGCAAAAGCAAACCCAACATGAACTACGACAAGCTGAGCCGCGCACTGCGCTACTACTACGACAAGAACATCATGACCAAGGTGCACGGCAAGCGCTACGCCTACAAGTTTGACTTCCACGGCATTGCACAGGCCCTGCAGCCGCACCCCACAGAGTCGTCCATGTACAAGTACCCGCCCGACCTGGCCTACGTGCCTTCTTACCACGCGCACCAGCAGAAGGTCAACTTTGTGTCTCCACACCCGCCCTCCATGCCCGTCACCTCCTCCAACTTCTTCGGCCCCACTAACCCCTACTGGAGCTCTCCAACGGGGGGAATCTACCCCAGTGCCAGCGTACCCCGCCACCCCAACTCCCACGTGCCCTCCCACTTGGGCAGTTACTACTAA
- the fli1 gene encoding Friend leukemia integration 1 transcription factor isoform X5: MDGTIKEALSVVSEDQSLFEPPYAAAAPLPKTDMTASSAQDYGQQHKINPIPPQQEWINQPVRVNVKREYDHLNGTRESPVDCSVGKCNKLVSSSDASQMGYGGYMDEKSAPPPNMTTNERRVIVPADPSLWSPDHVQQWLDWAVKEYGLLEIDTAMFQNTDGKELCKMSKEDFLRLTSVYNAEVLLSHLNYLRESSSSLSYNAPSHTDQSPRLAAKEDASYDAVRRTGWSNNMHSGKGSPTVVPQNVSKSTEQTRPQPDPYQILGPTSSRLANPGSGQIQLWQFLLELLSDSANAGCITWEGTNGEFKMTDPDEVARRWGERKSKPNMNYDKLSRALRYYYDKNIMTKVHGKRYAYKFDFHGIAQALQPHPTESSMYKYPPDLAYVPSYHAHQQKVNFVSPHPPSMPVTSSNFFGPTNPYWSSPTGGIYPSASVPRHPNSHVPSHLGSYY; encoded by the exons GAGGCGCTATCAGTGGTGAGTGAAGACCAGTCTCTGTTCGAGCCTCCTTACGCTGCTGCCGCCCCTCTGCCCAAGACGGACATGACGGCGTCCAGCGCACAGGATTACGGACAGCAGCACAAGATCAATCCCATTCCCCCACAACAGGAGTGGATCAACCAGCCCGTCCGGGTCAATGTAAAGCGTGAATACGACCACCTCAACGGCACCAG AGAGTCCCCTGTGGACTGCAGCGTGGGGAAATGCAACAAGCTGGTGAGCAGCTCTGACGCGTCGCAGATGGGTTACGGAGGCTACATGGATGAGAAGAGTGCCCCACCCCCTAACATGACCACCAATGAGAGAAGAGTAATCGTCCCCGCAG ACCCATCTCTGTGGTCCCCAGACCATGTGCAGCAGTGGCTAGACTGGGCCGTGAAAGAGTATGGCCTGTTGGAGATTGACACAGCCATGTTCCAGAACACAGATGGGAAGGAACTGTGCAAGATGAGCAAGGAGGACTTCCTGAGACTTACCAGTGTCTACAATGCAGAGGTCCTGCTCTCACATCTCAATTACCTCAGGGAAA GTAGCTCATCACTATCATATAATGCACCATCTCACACTGACCAGTCTCCCCGCTTGGCCGCCAAAGAAG ATGCCTCGTATGATGCTGTACGGAGGACAGGCTGGTCCAACAACATGCACAGTGGCAAAG GCTCCCCAACTGTAGTCCCTCAGAACGTGTCTAAGAGCACTGAACAGACCCGGCCTCAGCCAG ATCCCTATCAGATCCTCGGTCCCACAAGCAGTCGACTTGCCAACCCAG GCTCAGGTCAGATCCAGCTGTGGCAGTTTCTGTTGGAGCTCCTGTCGGACAGCGCCAACGCAGGCTGCATCACATGGGAGGGCACCAACGGCGAGTTCAAGATGACTGACCCGGACGAGGTGGCGCGGCGCTGGGGCGAGCGCAAAAGCAAACCCAACATGAACTACGACAAGCTGAGCCGCGCACTGCGCTACTACTACGACAAGAACATCATGACCAAGGTGCACGGCAAGCGCTACGCCTACAAGTTTGACTTCCACGGCATTGCACAGGCCCTGCAGCCGCACCCCACAGAGTCGTCCATGTACAAGTACCCGCCCGACCTGGCCTACGTGCCTTCTTACCACGCGCACCAGCAGAAGGTCAACTTTGTGTCTCCACACCCGCCCTCCATGCCCGTCACCTCCTCCAACTTCTTCGGCCCCACTAACCCCTACTGGAGCTCTCCAACGGGGGGAATCTACCCCAGTGCCAGCGTACCCCGCCACCCCAACTCCCACGTGCCCTCCCACTTGGGCAGTTACTACTAA
- the fli1 gene encoding Friend leukemia integration 1 transcription factor isoform X2, translating into MTMFQTVPDTSSYVKEALSVVSEDQSLFEPPYAAAAPLPKTDMTASSAQDYGQQHKINPIPPQQEWINQPVRVNVKREYDHLNGTRESPVDCSVGKCNKLVSSSDASQMGYGGYMDEKSAPPPNMTTNERRVIVPADPSLWSPDHVQQWLDWAVKEYGLLEIDTAMFQNTDGKELCKMSKEDFLRLTSVYNAEVLLSHLNYLRESSSSLSYNAPSHTDQSPRLAAKEDASYDAVRRTGWSNNMHSGKGSPTVVPQNVSKSTEQTRPQPDPYQILGPTSSRLANPGSGQIQLWQFLLELLSDSANAGCITWEGTNGEFKMTDPDEVARRWGERKSKPNMNYDKLSRALRYYYDKNIMTKVHGKRYAYKFDFHGIAQALQPHPTESSMYKYPPDLAYVPSYHAHQQKVNFVSPHPPSMPVTSSNFFGPTNPYWSSPTGGIYPSASVPRHPNSHVPSHLGSYY; encoded by the exons GAGGCGCTATCAGTGGTGAGTGAAGACCAGTCTCTGTTCGAGCCTCCTTACGCTGCTGCCGCCCCTCTGCCCAAGACGGACATGACGGCGTCCAGCGCACAGGATTACGGACAGCAGCACAAGATCAATCCCATTCCCCCACAACAGGAGTGGATCAACCAGCCCGTCCGGGTCAATGTAAAGCGTGAATACGACCACCTCAACGGCACCAG AGAGTCCCCTGTGGACTGCAGCGTGGGGAAATGCAACAAGCTGGTGAGCAGCTCTGACGCGTCGCAGATGGGTTACGGAGGCTACATGGATGAGAAGAGTGCCCCACCCCCTAACATGACCACCAATGAGAGAAGAGTAATCGTCCCCGCAG ACCCATCTCTGTGGTCCCCAGACCATGTGCAGCAGTGGCTAGACTGGGCCGTGAAAGAGTATGGCCTGTTGGAGATTGACACAGCCATGTTCCAGAACACAGATGGGAAGGAACTGTGCAAGATGAGCAAGGAGGACTTCCTGAGACTTACCAGTGTCTACAATGCAGAGGTCCTGCTCTCACATCTCAATTACCTCAGGGAAA GTAGCTCATCACTATCATATAATGCACCATCTCACACTGACCAGTCTCCCCGCTTGGCCGCCAAAGAAG ATGCCTCGTATGATGCTGTACGGAGGACAGGCTGGTCCAACAACATGCACAGTGGCAAAG GCTCCCCAACTGTAGTCCCTCAGAACGTGTCTAAGAGCACTGAACAGACCCGGCCTCAGCCAG ATCCCTATCAGATCCTCGGTCCCACAAGCAGTCGACTTGCCAACCCAG GCTCAGGTCAGATCCAGCTGTGGCAGTTTCTGTTGGAGCTCCTGTCGGACAGCGCCAACGCAGGCTGCATCACATGGGAGGGCACCAACGGCGAGTTCAAGATGACTGACCCGGACGAGGTGGCGCGGCGCTGGGGCGAGCGCAAAAGCAAACCCAACATGAACTACGACAAGCTGAGCCGCGCACTGCGCTACTACTACGACAAGAACATCATGACCAAGGTGCACGGCAAGCGCTACGCCTACAAGTTTGACTTCCACGGCATTGCACAGGCCCTGCAGCCGCACCCCACAGAGTCGTCCATGTACAAGTACCCGCCCGACCTGGCCTACGTGCCTTCTTACCACGCGCACCAGCAGAAGGTCAACTTTGTGTCTCCACACCCGCCCTCCATGCCCGTCACCTCCTCCAACTTCTTCGGCCCCACTAACCCCTACTGGAGCTCTCCAACGGGGGGAATCTACCCCAGTGCCAGCGTACCCCGCCACCCCAACTCCCACGTGCCCTCCCACTTGGGCAGTTACTACTAA
- the fli1 gene encoding Friend leukemia integration 1 transcription factor isoform X3, protein MNRSLRTYATIAEALSVVSEDQSLFEPPYAAAAPLPKTDMTASSAQDYGQQHKINPIPPQQEWINQPVRVNVKREYDHLNGTRESPVDCSVGKCNKLVSSSDASQMGYGGYMDEKSAPPPNMTTNERRVIVPADPSLWSPDHVQQWLDWAVKEYGLLEIDTAMFQNTDGKELCKMSKEDFLRLTSVYNAEVLLSHLNYLRESSSSLSYNAPSHTDQSPRLAAKEADASYDAVRRTGWSNNMHSGKGSPTVVPQNVSKSTEQTRPQPDPYQILGPTSSRLANPGSGQIQLWQFLLELLSDSANAGCITWEGTNGEFKMTDPDEVARRWGERKSKPNMNYDKLSRALRYYYDKNIMTKVHGKRYAYKFDFHGIAQALQPHPTESSMYKYPPDLAYVPSYHAHQQKVNFVSPHPPSMPVTSSNFFGPTNPYWSSPTGGIYPSASVPRHPNSHVPSHLGSYY, encoded by the exons GAGGCGCTATCAGTGGTGAGTGAAGACCAGTCTCTGTTCGAGCCTCCTTACGCTGCTGCCGCCCCTCTGCCCAAGACGGACATGACGGCGTCCAGCGCACAGGATTACGGACAGCAGCACAAGATCAATCCCATTCCCCCACAACAGGAGTGGATCAACCAGCCCGTCCGGGTCAATGTAAAGCGTGAATACGACCACCTCAACGGCACCAG AGAGTCCCCTGTGGACTGCAGCGTGGGGAAATGCAACAAGCTGGTGAGCAGCTCTGACGCGTCGCAGATGGGTTACGGAGGCTACATGGATGAGAAGAGTGCCCCACCCCCTAACATGACCACCAATGAGAGAAGAGTAATCGTCCCCGCAG ACCCATCTCTGTGGTCCCCAGACCATGTGCAGCAGTGGCTAGACTGGGCCGTGAAAGAGTATGGCCTGTTGGAGATTGACACAGCCATGTTCCAGAACACAGATGGGAAGGAACTGTGCAAGATGAGCAAGGAGGACTTCCTGAGACTTACCAGTGTCTACAATGCAGAGGTCCTGCTCTCACATCTCAATTACCTCAGGGAAA GTAGCTCATCACTATCATATAATGCACCATCTCACACTGACCAGTCTCCCCGCTTGGCCGCCAAAGAAG CAGATGCCTCGTATGATGCTGTACGGAGGACAGGCTGGTCCAACAACATGCACAGTGGCAAAG GCTCCCCAACTGTAGTCCCTCAGAACGTGTCTAAGAGCACTGAACAGACCCGGCCTCAGCCAG ATCCCTATCAGATCCTCGGTCCCACAAGCAGTCGACTTGCCAACCCAG GCTCAGGTCAGATCCAGCTGTGGCAGTTTCTGTTGGAGCTCCTGTCGGACAGCGCCAACGCAGGCTGCATCACATGGGAGGGCACCAACGGCGAGTTCAAGATGACTGACCCGGACGAGGTGGCGCGGCGCTGGGGCGAGCGCAAAAGCAAACCCAACATGAACTACGACAAGCTGAGCCGCGCACTGCGCTACTACTACGACAAGAACATCATGACCAAGGTGCACGGCAAGCGCTACGCCTACAAGTTTGACTTCCACGGCATTGCACAGGCCCTGCAGCCGCACCCCACAGAGTCGTCCATGTACAAGTACCCGCCCGACCTGGCCTACGTGCCTTCTTACCACGCGCACCAGCAGAAGGTCAACTTTGTGTCTCCACACCCGCCCTCCATGCCCGTCACCTCCTCCAACTTCTTCGGCCCCACTAACCCCTACTGGAGCTCTCCAACGGGGGGAATCTACCCCAGTGCCAGCGTACCCCGCCACCCCAACTCCCACGTGCCCTCCCACTTGGGCAGTTACTACTAA
- the LOC140575164 gene encoding ATP-sensitive inward rectifier potassium channel 1-like yields MTRTLPQLLRDYLAERRIHRNRLVTKDGHCNIAYGSVKYSHFFISVLDFWTTLMEMRWRYVTFHCAASFIFSWFIFGLFWYWVAVANGDLPWQNPPANHSACVLNVADMTGAFLQSIETQMSIGYGYRLLTPYCPSAIIVFTVQCVFGTIIICFWCAVIMTKVARPKKRAKTITFSEMAVICSKRDRLCLQIRVANLRKSLLIGSQIYGKLLRTTVTPEGETIIMDQVGIDFMMDAGKDNLFFVCPLTLYHIIDESSPFFRMTVDTLQHQEFELVVFLDGTAETTSSSCQVRTSYIPREIMWGYQFLPIISRNREGKYRVDFSNFSRVVPVDTEPCAYYLPNDESQFHHSGTSTDDEGFQEEKSEHSGASNM; encoded by the coding sequence ATGACTCGCACCTTGCCCCAGTTGCTCAGAGACTATTTGGCCGAGCGTCGGATTCACAGGAACCGCCTGGTGACCAAAGATGGCCACTGCAACATTGCGTATGGCAGTGTGAAGTATAGCCACTTCTTCATCTCTGTTCTAGATTTCTGGACCACCTTGATGGAGATGCGCTGGCGTTACGTCACCTTTCACTGTGCAGCCTCCTTCATATTTAGCTGGTTCATCTTTGGGCTTTTCTGGTATTGGGTAGCCGTTGCTAACGGCGACCTGCCATGGCAAAACCCACCTGCTAACCACAGCGCTTGTGTGCTGAATGTCGCTGACATGACTGGTGCTTTCCTTCAGTCTATAGAGACACAGATGTCCATAGGTTATGGCTATCGGCTCCTCACCCCGTACTGCCCTAGTGCCATCATCGTCTTCACAGTTCAGTGTGTCTTTGGCACAATTATCATCTGCTTCTGGTGCGCTGTGATCATGACCAAGGTCGCTAGGCCCAAGAAAAGAGCCAAGACCATCACTTTTAGTGAGATGGCCGTCATCTGCTCCAAACGAGACAGGCTCTGTTTGCAGATTCGAGTGGCCAACCTGCGCAAAAGCTTGCTGATCGGGAGCCAGATTTATGGAAAGCTGCTGAGGACAACTGTCACACCTGAAGGTGAAACCATCATCATGGACCAGGTTGGCATTGACTTTATGATGGATGCTGGAAAGGACAACCTTTTCTTCGTCTGCCCATTGACCTTGTACCACATCATTGATGAATCGAGCCCGTTCTTCAGGATGACAGTGGACACTCTGCAGCACCAGGAGTTTGAGCTGGTGGTGTTTCTGGATGGCACAGCCGAGACCACCAGCTCCTCCTGCCAGGTCAGGACTTCCTACATCCCTCGAGAAATCATGTGGGGTTACCAGTTCCTCCCCATCATCTCCCGCAATAGAGAGGGAAAGTATCGCGTGGACTTCTCCAACTTCTCCAGAGTGGTTCCTGTAGACACGGAACCCTGTGCCTACTACTTGCCCAATGACGAAAGCCAGTTTCATCATTCTGGTACCAGTACGGATGATGAGGGGTTTCAGGAGGAGAAAAGTGAGCATTCTGGTGCCTCCAACATGTGA